From the Lolium rigidum isolate FL_2022 chromosome 2, APGP_CSIRO_Lrig_0.1, whole genome shotgun sequence genome, one window contains:
- the LOC124688356 gene encoding protein LNK2-like — MWPSICSPDAQLVPSIRFDNDLNPSTVASKSAAYPILIDLTVPDTTDQINMATPMNTQQPSKNKEKESPLNRSSSEEIQHFPRVSDADLLCPFDDMLVSTSSSTMYRNDEMIPSSATARSWPDDVASAYAPQSSTKKKKKPHATTPDMFLDEMSENPLEMYFPQVKQPQMHHQLLPEVCFAGDGAGLNSSGLELGSKGRGCSGGLIESPLPSSIAKAAPVKNLRFQKLQEGMNQLDVGTKTCIRDALYRLANNVEQRHCVDQNVGSSGAASRQVIKTSSVWTQTQGSPMDRSVAQLLLHKPLYRKTTGRQANRVA; from the exons ATGTGGCCTTCGATCTGCTCGCCTGATGCTCAGCTCGTACCGAGCATCCGCTTTGATAATGACCTGAATCCGTCCACTGTTGCAAGCAAGAGCGCGGCTTATCCCATACTGATAGATTTGACAGTTCCTGACACTACTGATCAG ATCAACATGGCAACTCCCATGAACACGCAGCAGCCATCCAAGAATAAAGAAAAGGAGTCGCCACTGAACCGCTCTTCCTCCGAGGAGATCCAGCATTTCCCACGGGTTTCAGACGCCGACCTCCTCTGCCCCTTCGACGACATGCTCGTCTCAACATCATCCAGCACCATGTACCGCAACGACGAGATGATACCGTCTTCCGCCACCGCTCGCTCCTGGCCAGACGACGTCGCCTCGGCTTACGCTCCACAGAGTtccacgaagaagaagaagaagccgcacGCGACGACCCCGGACATGTTCCTCGATGAGATGTCCGAAAACCcactggagatgtacttccctcaGGTGAAGCAGCCTCAGATGCACCATCAGCTTCTTCCTGAAGTGTGCTTTGCAGGCGATGGGGCTGGTCTGAACAGCTCAGGATTGGAGTTGGGTTCGAAGGGGAGAGGATGTTCGGGAGGACTAATTGAGAGCCCTCTCCCGTCGTCGATTGCTAAAGCTGCACCGGTGAAGAATCTTCGGTTCCAGAAGCTTCAGGAAGGCATGAACCAG TTGGATGTGGGAACCAAGACGTGCATAAGAGATGCCCTGTATCGACTGGCCAACAATGTCGAACAGAGGCATTGTGTCGACCAGAATGTGGGTTCATCAGGTGCTGCGAGCAGGCAAGT GATCAAGACTTCGAGCGTATGGACCCAGACTCAGGGCAGCCCTATGGATCGCTCGGTAGCGCAGCTTCTTCTGCATAAACCGCTGTACCGGAAGACGACTGGTCGTCAGGCAAACCGCGTCGCTTGA